One Helicobacter suis HS1 genomic window, ATACTATAAAGGAGAGATCTCTGTTGTTTATGACAAACTTAGAGGTGCGGGTGCTAAGGCTTTGCAAGGAGAATGGGTATTGGTGGTAGAAAGCCAAGCTAATCAAGAACCTAGTTTATCGGCTATAGAAATTGAGTGCATGGATTTACCCCCTAAGATCAAGGTCAAGTTATTGGCTAAATTAGCACAGATAAGCCCTAAAGAATTGTATACGCGCGCTTATAAAAACCCATGATTGTCTTTGGTAAGCAAGTCGTGTTGCACATGCTCACGCATTATCCGAATAGGGTTTCTGTGTTGTATTTGGCTAAAGAGGTGGATAAAAAAACCTTTAGCTTATTTAGGGCACATCAAAGGGAGTATCAAAGCCAAATTATTAATTTAGACTTTAAAAAAGCCCAAGCAATGGCTAAAGGGGCTAATCATCAGGGTTTTTTAGCAGAGGTTTTACCTCCACAAAAAAGCACATTAAAAGATATTAAAACTCTTGATAAAATTTTGGTGCTTTGCGGGTTAAGCGATGTGGGCAATGTGGGGGCTTTATTTAGAAGTGTAGCCGCTTTAGGTTTTGAGGGGGTGATTTTAGATTTGCACATGCCCTATGAGGGGTTGGTGCGCTCTAGTTTGGGGGCGTTATATGATGTACCCTTTTGTGTGTGCCAAAATATTTTAGATGTTATTTGTGAACTCAAAGAGGCGGGGGTATTTTGCTATGGAGCGCACATTAGGGGACAAGATGTGAAAAATGCGGTGTTTACACACCCATTAGCTTTATTTTTAGGAAGCGAGGGAATGGGTTTACATTCTAGGATTTTAAACAAAATGGATCAACTTTTACATATCAAAATGCAGGGTAAAATGGATTCTTTAAATGTGAGTGTAGCGGGGGCAATTTTAATGGATAGGGTGAGAGGATGAATGAACAAGAAAAAATAGAGGCGCTAGATCAGGCGCTGGCATTATTACAAGAAAAGGGAATTAAAGAGATCGTACAAACCACTAAAATTGCTAACCCACGAATCAAGGCAATTTTAGAAAAAGACTTTAATTCTTTGCAAAGAGTGCATGCTGTGGGGTTTTTGCAGATCCTAGAAAAAGAGTACCGGATTGATCTAAGCCAGTGGTTGGTGGAGTATGATAAAAAAAATTCTTTTGCCGGCTCTAAAGAAAGCCCTAAAGAAGTAAATGCCACTCCAGCGCCACAAGAGCAAAAAGTACAAAAAGAGTCAAAACAGGAGCAAGAAAAACCCCTGCCTTTTTTAGACGCTGAGCGCGTGGGGGATTTACCCCCCCCTAAAATCTCCTATGAACAAAAAACCTCTAAATGGGTTTTTATCGTCCCTGTCATCGTGCTAGCTCTTGCTCTTGGTTTGTATCTGCATTATAGTACTAACACCACTCAAGAAAGTATATCAGAAAACACCCCCCTAGCAAAAACCCCGGATTCCCCCTCTCAGCCTCAAATAACTAGCACACAATCCTCCCCCACTCCACAAGAACAAAGCATACAAACAAAAACCTCAGAGCAAAACCAACCACAGCCTAAATTAACTCAAGAATCCCCAGCCCCAAGCTCTACCCCCTCTGGTTTAAAAAGTGCAGAAAATACTCCACCCTCTAATACACCTAATACGCCCCCTTCTAAAGAGGAGCAACCCCCCAAAGAAGAGGCAGAAAAATACCCCACTATTGAGATCACGCCTAAAGAAGATGTGTGGATGGAAAGCATTGATTTACACACTAAGGATAAAAAACAAACAATTCTTAAAGAACCTTTTACTTTAAACACACAGGGGCATAAGTGGCTCTTAGCCTTTGGGCATGGAAATTTATCCATTAAAGCCAATGGCAAACTCTTAGACTTTAATCGCGAGCGTCCTTTGCGCTTTCTTTATACCCCCAAAGGAGGATTACGACGCCTTAGCCTAGCCCACTACCAAGAGCGTAGCCGGTGAGGTTGGTTTTACTCATCACAGCGTTTTACTTTTGCTTAAGCGCTGATGCCCTAGATACCAAAATTAAAAGTCTCATGGATCACACCTTTTACCAAACCAATAAAAATTTTATCCAGCGAGTCTTTAGCCATAAAAAGGCCTTTTATGAACAAGGGACTTTACAGATTCAAAAAGTGATCAATGCCCTTAAAGAAAATGGCCTACTACCCCTTAAGTTTAAAAAACCCAGCTCTTTACGCGTGCATTTTGAGGCAAAAACATCCCCACTTCTTTTACTTAAAACGATTCGAGGTGTACTTTCCTCTATGGGATATGCTTATTTCCCCATTTTAGAGGTTACGCATAACCAAGATGATAGTAGCGCTACCTTTGCCCTCACTACAGAATATGCCCTTGATCCAACCCTTCTTGCTAAACTCTTTGCCAAACAAGGCTTTGTACTTTTAGATTTAAAGCGCAATAGCCTTAAAGATTGGAGTTATACCTTCCAAGTTAATACCCCAAAATTAGCCCATGCCACCCCAATTATCCCGGTTAATGATGGGATAGAGTTAAAAGAAATTAGCGGGGTGTATTGGCTGGACATGACTGATAGTGGTAAATTAATTATAGCGGCCAATGATAAGGAATGGCAACCCCAAGTTAGTTTTTTTGACGCCACCCTGCACATGCTAAATTACACAGCCACAGATACCCCTACAGAAAAAATTAGCCTAGACATTACAGATAAGGTACGCTTTGTGCGGGTGAGTGATGTGAATAACCCTCTTGTTTTAAAGGGAGGGATTAAAGTTTGGTTAGAACCTATAAAGCGGTGATATGCAATATTTTCTACTGGGCACTTGTGGGCATGTTGATCATGGCAAAAGCGCTTTAATTAAGGCTTTAACAGGCTTTGATGGAGACACTAGTGTACATGAACGCATGCGTGGTATTACTATTGATTTAAGTTTTACAAGTTTAAAAACTTCTAAACGAACTTTAGGTTTTATTGATGTACCCGGACATAAAAATTTAGTCTCTACGATGATTGGGGGGAGTTTTGGATTAGATGCAACCTTGCTTGTAATAGATGCCTTTGAAGGATTAAAAGAACAAAGTTTTGAACATGCTTTAGTGCTTTCATTACTACAAATCCCCTGTCTGATTATTTTAAGTAAAGCCGATAAATGCCCTGATATTAAGGCTCAAAAACAAGCCATAATAGAAGCGCTTAAACCCTATTCTCTTTGTATTTTAGGTGTGTTAGCCTGTAGTATTTATAATCCTGAGAGTATCCAAACACTCAAAGACTTTTTACTCCAATATCCCTTTAGCAAACGCCAAACCAACCAAGATTTAAACCACCTTTTTAGGCTTTATATTGATCGTGTTTTTACAGTGCAGGGGCGAGGGGTGGCTGTAAGTGGCACGGTGCTTGGAGGCTGTATTAAACAAGGGGATAAAATCACTATCGCGCCTTTATCTAAAGAAGTTAGCGTTAAAACCTTGCACCAACATGGAGAGGAAGTTAAGCAGGCTCATATCCATGAACGCGTGGCGTTGCATTTACAAAATATAAAAGCTACAGAATTACAAGAAGGCATGCTTTTAACCCTTAAGGGTTATTTGCGCGGATTTGATAGCATTGATGTAGAATTGCGCACCTGCAATAACCCCGCACTCAAGCATAACCAACACATCACCCTGCAAATTGGCACACTCAAACTACAAGCTAGGGTGTTGATCTTACAATACCCCTATGCCACTTTAATCTGTAGCCAAAAAATCTTTGCATGTTATTTAGATTTAATCATTATTAGCATTAACCAGCGGGTTTGGGGAGCAGCTTTAGTACTTAACCCTATTACTGATTTACTCAAAAAACCTATCAAATTAGCTTTACTTAAAGCGCTATCTTGCAAAGATTTAGCCCAAAGTTTTAATATCTTAACTAAAGCCCATAAAAAAGGCTTTGGGTTGCTCTCTTCTATGCAGCGCTTTGCTTGTACAACGCATAAAGCCTTAGAAATTGCTAACACTCTCCCTGATGTCTTAGTAGACTCACAAGAGTGTGTACTTTATGCCCCTAGCACTCTTAAAAATGTGATTCACACTCTTTTAAATATTTATAAAAACAACCCCCAAGCGCTTTTAAGCGCTAAAAGCCTTAACTCTAAGCACAACTACATTAGCCCCTATTTGGCCACTCTAGCGTTTAAAGTTTTAGAACAAAGGGGGCAATTACAAGAGGAAAAAGGGCTGTGGTTTTTAAAAGGTCTT contains:
- the rlmB gene encoding 23S rRNA (guanosine(2251)-2'-O)-methyltransferase RlmB; protein product: MIVFGKQVVLHMLTHYPNRVSVLYLAKEVDKKTFSLFRAHQREYQSQIINLDFKKAQAMAKGANHQGFLAEVLPPQKSTLKDIKTLDKILVLCGLSDVGNVGALFRSVAALGFEGVILDLHMPYEGLVRSSLGALYDVPFCVCQNILDVICELKEAGVFCYGAHIRGQDVKNAVFTHPLALFLGSEGMGLHSRILNKMDQLLHIKMQGKMDSLNVSVAGAILMDRVRG
- the selB gene encoding selenocysteine-specific translation elongation factor, with amino-acid sequence MQYFLLGTCGHVDHGKSALIKALTGFDGDTSVHERMRGITIDLSFTSLKTSKRTLGFIDVPGHKNLVSTMIGGSFGLDATLLVIDAFEGLKEQSFEHALVLSLLQIPCLIILSKADKCPDIKAQKQAIIEALKPYSLCILGVLACSIYNPESIQTLKDFLLQYPFSKRQTNQDLNHLFRLYIDRVFTVQGRGVAVSGTVLGGCIKQGDKITIAPLSKEVSVKTLHQHGEEVKQAHIHERVALHLQNIKATELQEGMLLTLKGYLRGFDSIDVELRTCNNPALKHNQHITLQIGTLKLQARVLILQYPYATLICSQKIFACYLDLIIISINQRVWGAALVLNPITDLLKKPIKLALLKALSCKDLAQSFNILTKAHKKGFGLLSSMQRFACTTHKALEIANTLPDVLVDSQECVLYAPSTLKNVIHTLLNIYKNNPQALLSAKSLNSKHNYISPYLATLAFKVLEQRGQLQEEKGLWFLKGLVLEKLQDKLQDKLYQLIAQAKFSPQAPYNLYDLLDIDRRVGDLALKTLCQQRKVIRLCHNVFVQKEALEEMVCLMRDLLNTHRSLDIHLLKENLSLSRKYCIAYLEYFDHLGYTHNQNGQRTLKS